In the Leifsonia sp. 466MF genome, one interval contains:
- a CDS encoding LacI family DNA-binding transcriptional regulator, producing the protein MARRAGVSIATASRAFGEPDRLATATRDRVLQAANDLGYDSPQVATATRSFGVVVPDVANPVYATLLKAIHSQAWHGRHRTVLFDTDEDRWREREQIEQARKLDGMLLCSPRLPDDEVLTLAGDTPFVIVNRFIEGAPCVLMDMENGPQQAVEHLAALGHTHIAYAAGPTGSWADGQRAATITKACERYGIRLTHLSHQAASIEGGRAAAAPVIASGATAVIAYNDLVALGLEAGMSEMGRSCPADISIIGIDDIDMASAVNPGLTTVKMPIERCGALAVELLLQVMAGATLTEAATLGSQLIVRGTTAAPK; encoded by the coding sequence GTGGCGCGACGCGCGGGCGTCTCGATCGCCACGGCATCCCGCGCCTTCGGAGAACCCGACCGCCTCGCGACCGCCACACGAGACCGGGTGCTCCAGGCCGCCAACGACCTCGGTTACGACAGCCCGCAGGTGGCGACCGCCACCCGCTCGTTCGGCGTCGTCGTGCCGGACGTCGCCAACCCCGTCTATGCCACGCTTCTCAAGGCCATCCACTCCCAGGCATGGCACGGTCGTCACCGCACCGTACTGTTCGACACCGACGAGGATCGCTGGCGCGAGCGGGAGCAGATCGAGCAGGCGCGCAAGCTCGACGGCATGCTGCTGTGCTCACCCCGCCTGCCGGACGACGAGGTGCTCACGCTCGCCGGAGACACCCCCTTCGTCATCGTCAACCGCTTCATCGAGGGCGCCCCCTGCGTGCTCATGGACATGGAGAACGGGCCGCAGCAGGCGGTCGAGCATCTCGCTGCACTCGGCCACACGCACATCGCCTATGCGGCCGGGCCCACAGGATCCTGGGCAGACGGCCAGCGCGCCGCCACGATCACGAAGGCGTGCGAGCGGTACGGCATCCGCCTCACGCACCTGAGCCACCAAGCGGCGTCGATCGAAGGCGGCCGGGCCGCGGCCGCGCCCGTGATCGCGAGCGGGGCGACGGCCGTCATCGCCTACAACGACCTCGTCGCGCTCGGCCTCGAAGCCGGCATGTCGGAGATGGGACGGTCCTGCCCGGCCGACATCAGCATCATCGGAATCGACGACATCGACATGGCCAGCGCCGTGAACCCCGGGCTGACGACGGTCAAGATGCCGATCGAGCGATGCGGAGCGCTCGCCGTGGAGCTCCTGCTGCAGGTGATGGCCGGCGCAACGCTCACGGAAGCCGCAACACTCGGCTCGCAACTCATCGTCCGGGGAACGACGGCGGCTCCAAAGTAG
- a CDS encoding MBL fold metallo-hydrolase, translating to MTNHLAVAPWSLGLPDASPPQGMSLYRLPTGFYETRAAFAVKGGAFRDKRRFAASSVLITHPAGDLLIDAGFGAGLADHVALLPRVERAPYSREKTVKEQLDAAGYDWANLRGVLVTHVHWDHVSGLDSLHVPIWINADEMRYGAEDTHGAVFRTVSAGLPVHEYAFDGPAYLGFPASHDVYGDGSVVIAQAGGHTFGSIVVFVTVPDGDRYAFIGDIAWQSDAITDGLERPWLMRKMADTDAAKVRENLQRVIALRDLMRIVPAHDGGAYESIAALPARFPTVDGSQR from the coding sequence ATGACCAATCATCTCGCTGTCGCACCATGGTCGCTGGGCCTGCCGGACGCATCCCCGCCGCAGGGCATGTCCTTGTATCGGCTACCGACCGGCTTCTACGAGACCCGGGCGGCTTTCGCCGTGAAAGGCGGGGCCTTCCGTGATAAGCGTCGCTTCGCAGCCTCGTCGGTGCTCATCACCCACCCCGCCGGGGACCTGTTGATCGACGCCGGTTTCGGGGCGGGCCTGGCCGACCATGTCGCCCTGCTCCCCCGCGTCGAACGCGCTCCGTATTCGCGCGAGAAGACGGTGAAGGAGCAGCTCGACGCCGCGGGCTACGACTGGGCGAACCTGCGCGGAGTGCTGGTCACCCACGTCCACTGGGACCACGTGAGCGGTCTCGACAGCCTGCACGTCCCCATCTGGATCAACGCGGATGAGATGCGATACGGCGCAGAAGACACGCACGGCGCCGTGTTCCGGACGGTGTCGGCCGGCCTGCCCGTCCATGAGTACGCCTTCGACGGGCCCGCCTACCTCGGCTTCCCCGCCAGCCATGACGTATACGGCGACGGCTCGGTGGTGATCGCTCAAGCGGGTGGGCACACCTTCGGCTCCATCGTGGTCTTCGTGACCGTGCCCGACGGCGATCGCTACGCGTTCATCGGAGACATCGCCTGGCAGTCCGATGCGATCACCGACGGGCTCGAACGTCCGTGGCTGATGCGGAAGATGGCGGACACGGATGCGGCGAAAGTGCGGGAGAACCTGCAACGGGTGATCGCGCTCAGAGACCTCATGCGGATCGTGCCCGCCCACGACGGCGGCGCATATGAGAGCATCGCAGCACTGCCCGCCCGATTCCCGACCGTGGATGGGAGCCAACGATGA
- a CDS encoding MarR family winged helix-turn-helix transcriptional regulator — translation MTAESPAPAEASAAGPGPESEITWLLHRAAQRMHAVTEREAVAHGLQLRDYIILSALDKTTGLTQIELGRVLGLDKTTLTSQLDRLERNGLIERRPDPRDRRARIPVITEEGEALRSAAARSADEAERHALRDFDDDDIVRLRRILFAIVGDTDTDTDGSRP, via the coding sequence ATGACCGCGGAATCTCCAGCCCCTGCCGAGGCGTCCGCAGCCGGACCCGGACCAGAGTCCGAGATCACCTGGCTCCTGCACCGGGCGGCGCAGCGCATGCACGCGGTCACCGAACGGGAGGCCGTCGCGCACGGGCTCCAGCTGCGCGACTACATCATCCTGAGCGCCCTCGACAAGACGACGGGGCTGACCCAGATCGAGCTCGGCAGGGTTCTCGGGCTGGACAAGACCACCCTCACCAGCCAGCTCGACCGGCTGGAGCGGAACGGCCTCATCGAGCGACGCCCCGACCCGCGCGATCGGCGCGCCCGCATCCCGGTCATCACCGAGGAGGGCGAAGCCCTTCGGTCCGCGGCGGCGCGGTCGGCAGACGAAGCCGAACGCCACGCGCTGCGCGACTTCGACGACGACGACATCGTCCGACTTCGTCGCATCCTCTTCGCCATCGTCGGCGACACCGACACCGACACCGATGGATCGCGGCCATGA
- a CDS encoding carboxymuconolactone decarboxylase family protein yields MTENDRIAAGRATYARNVGVDETQVEAIMTERAGAAYTREAFLAAGGPGWQGDQLTDRDRSIAVIAALVGQHVVDDRLATYLSAARANGVTEDGLASLMILLTAYLGQPATSAAMATVRRTRPLA; encoded by the coding sequence ATGACCGAGAACGATCGGATCGCTGCCGGACGGGCGACCTACGCCCGCAACGTCGGCGTCGACGAGACGCAGGTCGAGGCGATCATGACCGAACGCGCCGGCGCCGCATACACGCGGGAAGCGTTCCTGGCCGCCGGCGGCCCCGGCTGGCAGGGCGATCAGCTCACCGACCGCGACCGGTCGATCGCCGTCATCGCCGCCCTCGTCGGCCAACACGTCGTCGACGACCGGCTGGCGACCTATCTCTCGGCCGCCCGCGCCAACGGGGTCACCGAAGACGGGCTGGCTTCGCTGATGATCCTGCTGACCGCCTACCTCGGTCAGCCGGCGACATCGGCCGCCATGGCCACCGTGCGCCGGACTCGACCTCTGGCCTAA
- a CDS encoding pentapeptide repeat-containing protein, which produces MTDGGETIKGEDWYGRELDSVEYTGVVFDDVDFTELRSRGATFTECVFRKVRFNVSEHDDSAFVNCRFEFCNFFDASFRRCKVTGSSFHGCEFSLLKVTGGNWSFVGLRRAELRGASFEGVRLREADLSEARCQEARFEGCDLSAATLTGADLTAASIAGSDLTGVDPSEVVLRGTVIDERQAVVLAEALGMVVVPTPR; this is translated from the coding sequence GTGACGGACGGCGGAGAGACCATCAAGGGCGAGGACTGGTACGGGCGCGAGCTCGACTCGGTCGAGTACACCGGGGTCGTGTTCGACGACGTCGACTTCACCGAGCTGCGTAGCAGGGGTGCGACCTTCACCGAGTGCGTGTTCCGCAAGGTGCGTTTCAACGTGAGCGAGCACGACGACTCGGCGTTCGTGAACTGCCGGTTCGAGTTCTGCAACTTCTTCGACGCGAGCTTTCGGCGCTGCAAGGTCACCGGCAGCTCTTTCCATGGATGCGAGTTCTCCCTGCTGAAGGTCACGGGCGGCAACTGGTCGTTCGTTGGTCTGCGGCGCGCGGAGCTGCGGGGTGCGTCGTTCGAGGGAGTCCGCCTGCGCGAGGCCGACCTCTCCGAGGCGCGGTGTCAGGAGGCCCGGTTCGAGGGATGCGACCTCAGCGCCGCGACGCTGACCGGCGCAGACCTCACCGCGGCGAGCATCGCGGGAAGTGACCTGACGGGCGTCGACCCGTCGGAGGTCGTCCTCCGCGGCACGGTCATCGACGAGCGACAGGCGGTCGTGCTGGCCGAGGCGCTGGGGATGGTCGTCGTGCCGACCCCTCGTTAG
- a CDS encoding UbiA family prenyltransferase, with product MSTAAHRNRGAFASCASRVGLAFLEGRPMVMGVFALRFLVGRLLAAGEDGASASLWLGASSWMLAVWAVYLVNGISDVEGDRLNGSPRPLASGRLDVPSASAIAAALLAASLLTASLLPRPFLLAVVAFVGLGLVYSVGPWAAKKAAIAALTIAAAGVFLTYLAAALVVAETVPTSALVFAAVASCWIAVAGHTKDFGDVAGDAAEGRRTLPVLLGIQRARVVVAIGTGVVSATAMALGALVHQLRALITLGVAGPVVIAFTLLVDGGDRRRDKRPYRSFMAGQYALNVAALLGALES from the coding sequence ATGAGCACCGCGGCCCACCGGAACCGGGGCGCCTTCGCGTCCTGCGCGTCCCGGGTGGGTCTGGCCTTCCTCGAGGGCCGTCCGATGGTGATGGGCGTCTTCGCGCTCCGCTTCCTCGTCGGCAGGCTGCTGGCCGCCGGCGAGGACGGGGCGTCGGCGTCGCTGTGGCTCGGCGCGTCCTCGTGGATGCTCGCGGTATGGGCCGTCTACCTGGTCAACGGGATCAGCGACGTCGAAGGCGACCGACTCAACGGCTCACCCCGCCCCCTGGCGTCCGGGAGGCTGGACGTGCCGTCGGCGTCCGCGATCGCGGCTGCTCTGCTCGCGGCGTCGCTGCTCACCGCATCCCTGCTCCCCCGCCCCTTCCTGCTCGCCGTGGTGGCGTTCGTGGGCCTCGGACTCGTCTACTCGGTCGGGCCGTGGGCGGCCAAGAAGGCGGCGATCGCGGCGCTCACGATCGCAGCCGCGGGGGTGTTCCTGACGTATCTCGCTGCGGCGCTCGTCGTTGCCGAAACGGTGCCGACATCCGCGCTGGTCTTCGCGGCGGTGGCGTCCTGCTGGATCGCGGTCGCCGGGCACACCAAGGACTTCGGAGACGTCGCGGGTGACGCGGCGGAGGGGCGCCGGACCCTTCCGGTACTGCTCGGAATCCAGCGCGCCCGCGTCGTGGTGGCGATCGGAACGGGTGTCGTGTCGGCCACGGCGATGGCCCTCGGTGCGCTCGTCCACCAGCTGCGGGCCCTGATCACCCTCGGCGTCGCCGGTCCCGTCGTGATCGCCTTCACCCTGCTGGTCGATGGCGGAGACCGCCGACGCGACAAGCGGCCGTACCGCTCCTTCATGGCGGGTCAGTACGCTCTGAACGTCGCAGCGCTTCTAGGCGCGCTCGAGAGCTGA
- a CDS encoding sensor histidine kinase translates to MVIGNDGVALRDRIVEALFERLRGAESTLVADPDVSEQLVAQVDWILDRTFDRLGRPAGAERLATPARHGSGVGETRARQNIHPVDSLSAATELFDVAFSIISADRDSAVSLADLARALNASIMDAVVPASIGYVDVLLERLAVAHSEERLSISRELHDRVAHSIAAGLQRFQLGGVDDASDPRLREGLQLFGAALDETRAIALDLRHAVGDKRLDEALRDYVGDLDDSGPPVETTVDGEPYRLSTAVQEEAFIIVREAVHNARRHSGAELIRVHSRWDRRTLTIVVSDNGHGFAHEAVRSGALGLIAAQERAELIGADLHIAPGLGTGTVLTLTIPRGREAA, encoded by the coding sequence GTGGTGATCGGTAACGACGGAGTCGCATTGCGCGACCGCATCGTGGAGGCGCTGTTCGAGCGGCTCCGGGGCGCGGAGAGCACCCTGGTCGCAGACCCCGACGTGAGCGAGCAGCTCGTGGCGCAGGTCGACTGGATCCTCGATCGCACCTTCGACCGGCTCGGCCGCCCAGCCGGTGCCGAACGTCTCGCGACCCCGGCCCGGCACGGATCCGGCGTGGGCGAGACGCGGGCGCGCCAGAACATCCACCCGGTCGACAGTCTCAGCGCGGCGACCGAGCTCTTCGATGTCGCGTTCTCGATCATCAGCGCCGACCGGGACTCGGCCGTCAGCCTCGCCGACCTGGCGCGGGCCCTGAACGCCTCCATCATGGATGCCGTCGTCCCGGCCTCGATCGGGTACGTCGATGTGCTGCTGGAACGCCTGGCCGTCGCCCACAGCGAGGAGCGCCTCAGCATCTCGCGCGAACTGCACGACCGCGTGGCTCACAGCATCGCCGCCGGTCTCCAGCGGTTCCAGCTCGGGGGCGTCGACGACGCGTCGGATCCCCGCCTGCGGGAAGGCTTGCAGCTGTTCGGCGCCGCACTCGACGAGACCCGCGCGATCGCCCTCGACCTCCGTCACGCCGTCGGCGACAAGCGGCTCGACGAGGCGCTGCGTGACTACGTCGGCGACCTCGACGACTCGGGCCCGCCGGTCGAGACCACGGTCGACGGGGAGCCGTACCGCCTCTCCACCGCGGTTCAGGAGGAGGCGTTCATCATCGTCCGCGAGGCGGTGCACAACGCGCGACGGCACTCCGGCGCCGAACTCATCCGTGTCCACTCGCGCTGGGACCGCCGGACTCTCACCATCGTGGTGAGCGACAACGGGCACGGATTCGCCCACGAAGCGGTCCGGTCGGGCGCACTCGGCCTGATCGCGGCGCAGGAGCGCGCCGAACTGATCGGCGCCGACCTCCATATCGCTCCGGGTCTCGGCACCGGGACCGTGCTCACACTGACCATTCCGAGAGGGCGGGAAGCCGCATGA
- a CDS encoding response regulator, with the protein MNDETRTVVLIDDHGMFRQGIRALIEDRFRIVGEGGSSEEAWALVAEHSPDVLLLDVEIPGVPAEQTIARIRRHHPETAVVILTMHSDAVLERQLLRAGAAAFVTKTVGSEQLIAVIARATPPVGEAAEAGADAEAAGAILTVREQEVLRMIAQAYSNRDIAMSLSIAEGTVKRHTTNMYEKLGATSRIDAVRKAARLGLLD; encoded by the coding sequence ATGAACGACGAAACGCGAACCGTGGTCCTGATCGACGACCACGGGATGTTCCGCCAGGGCATCCGGGCGCTCATCGAGGACCGGTTCCGGATCGTCGGGGAGGGTGGATCCAGCGAGGAGGCGTGGGCGCTCGTCGCCGAGCACTCCCCCGACGTGCTGCTCCTCGACGTCGAGATCCCGGGGGTGCCGGCGGAGCAGACGATCGCGCGCATCCGGCGGCATCACCCGGAGACGGCGGTCGTCATCCTCACGATGCACAGCGACGCCGTGCTCGAACGGCAGCTGTTGCGCGCCGGGGCGGCGGCCTTCGTCACCAAGACCGTGGGGAGCGAGCAGCTGATCGCCGTGATCGCCCGCGCGACCCCTCCCGTCGGAGAAGCCGCGGAGGCCGGCGCCGACGCGGAGGCGGCCGGCGCCATCCTCACGGTGCGCGAGCAGGAGGTGCTCCGGATGATCGCCCAGGCGTATTCGAACCGCGACATCGCGATGTCGCTGTCGATCGCCGAGGGCACGGTCAAGCGGCACACGACGAACATGTACGAGAAGCTGGGAGCCACGTCCCGGATCGACGCCGTCCGGAAGGCCGCGCGCCTGGGGCTGCTCGACTGA